In Mya arenaria isolate MELC-2E11 chromosome 1, ASM2691426v1, the genomic stretch TTTGCAAATAAATGATGAAAGGATTATTGAAGTGTTTTACGACTTCTACTAGTAGTGAATGTTACCATTGAATTTACTTTGTTTGATACCGAgactttaaaacattcattgctCGTCATAAACAGGGGTTCTAACAGCTGGTAATTGCTAATCCGGATTAAAACAACCGTGAATCTGCTTGCCAATGAGGCAATGATGTCAACGCCAGATCATTAAGAGACTAAGACCCATTCTAAAATTGTTAATTAAGTAATCTTTATTCCTTTTAATGTAATCCCTTCTGTTCTTTATGCACATGTTCaagaaaatataactttaacagCTGTACAAAAGTCTCAAGATAAAAACTCTCAATTGTAAATTTAGGATTAAtcaattactttaaaacaaCTGCGTAAGACAATACGTATAACATGTTGCAAATATTGGAGATCACCGTTCTATCGGAATAGTACAAATAAAACGTGCGACCgacagtaaaatattaaaacatggtTGACTACGTCTATCTAAAATGTCAATCCGAAATGGTCCGCAAGGGTCGACCTCCTGTTAACGATTTTGGTTGACAATGTACATCTCATCTCAAACCCATAGCTAACGATCTTGGTTGACTAGTCAAACTCCAAGGGGCGTCCTCCTGTTATCGATTCTGGTTGACCATATTTATGGGCATGTTTAGGCTCAAAGACGCGACCGCCTGTTTAAAGATGAATCCAAGGTCCGAAAATAAGCTTTATTTAATATTCCAGATTAATACAATAATGCGTAGGcgaaaaataaatgacatttgtcTCGAGAAAGCATCCATCTGGATAAACGTTAGATTGCAATGGCACAGATATTACAATGATTCATGCACAACATTCTTATAATGAATAGTGACTTTAGTTGCTAGTCATTTgagaaaatgcatgaaatatcaCTAGCGAATACCCAATCAGATATGTGACCTCTTCTCTTTATCTCTTTCTGTTATCATGTAAATCACTATGCTGATTAATGCTgcatatatgaataataattcTGAAATATCTTGTTCATAGGAAAatgaatgtgtgttttttttcattattatgacGTATATAGTTGTTCAGCGTAATATCACTGATCCAATATCTATTCAAACATAGGATTTTTCACAAGTCGTCTAATATAACTAAACAATTCAACTTAagggaataaaaacaacatgaagTTCTTAACTTTTGTTGGTTTCTATTTAAATTTAACTAATTCCTTCAATAAAAAATGAGCCCGTAAAACAGAAGGAGCAAGCATGTATGAGTTAATGCTGGGCTGCCCCAAATTAGTTTTTCTTCCAACATACAGATTGATGCATGTTCACATTTGTCATACAACACTTCGGAATGGGTGTATTGAAATGTAATCAAAACAACGCACGCGACAGTATACTTCATTTGATGATAAGGCAGTacgttttttttcaatagtTACCTTGAATACATACATGGTTTGACAAACACACACTTAACAACATGCGTTTATCAATGGGCGATCATATTGTCGTCCGTCACCTTATCTCAGATATACAAATATAGTAATTAAAATGACTATTAATATTACACAATCAATTTGCATCAAACTCCATAAATCCAGTGGCTTTTTTGTACTGAATACTATTTTCAAGGTTGAACTTGATGTATCCCTTAAACAAATTCTTCACACTTTTCATACGTCACAGATTatatgtaatttcattttaataaatacacatttagcTCACGCCGTTCACGTATCCAagtttttatggaaaatatattcaTGCATGCGCGTAATTGTCCGACGCTCATCAAGTAACACTTAAATGGCTATTTACAGTATTGACGTCATTGGAGTCGCTGTTCATCCCAATTTTCATGTAATGCGTCATAATACGGAAGAGGGTTTTCCAAGCAGTAGCGATGTCTTCTGTCCAGTAATCCTCTATGTGTGGTTTAATAGCATTTAGGAAGTGAGGAAATATtatctgaaaatagaaataacgTGTATCGTTAAATGTCAACTacgttaaatgttaaattaaccaacaaaatgctttaaaatgacagtcttattcaaaatcaatacgaacacatgtataaacataattttgagtgattaactttaactacttactaaataatgcatttatgtaagtATTTATTACTGAAAACACTATTATaatcatgtatttaatagcttaaaacgcaaaattattaaataattggaaAGGTTTAATGTGATcttctatcgtctcataaggtagaaatactctttttttctgcacatttatttcaaatttaactcagTATCCTAAGAAAACAAccattgttgttgacattgaTTCATCTTTAGTTTATTAGAAcacatgtattaattgtggtaaattttatttgggaataagagtgcatcctTTACATTGCAACAATGCTGAAAACAATCCGCCATTTTTGTCATCGATGTGCGCTATGAATTGAAATCATTGCTTTCTAGAAtgtaacaacaacaaacatttactCGAACGTAATGTTACAGTATTCTGTCATACTTGTATAACATCCGGAGGAACATTATATTTCCTATGCAAGGCCCCAGTTTCAATGAGAAGTTTGGCTAGGTTCTCCGGTTCATCTATCCTAGAAATGCACTTGTCGATAGTTCCCATCACCTAGAAAGACACGGAAATGAATGTGTATACGTTAACATgacctttaaaaaaacaatcctCGAGAGGGTTTGAAAAGCCCTTTTGGGGGATAGTGTGAAAATATGCAAAGGACGGCTAAATGATTTTTGCtataacattttcttctttAACCGTATCTTTTCTTAAGAGCTAAGAAATAGAAATTCAAAAATGAGATATCCTTGCTTTTGAATACATTTCACTTGCACGAGCAAGCGGGTTCTGGTGGATCAATCATAGAAATACACTTGTTTACtcagtaatataatgaaaatactttTCTGCATAAACAACTCTAAATCGACCATAACATAATACTTTCTGACCTATGATGCAACAAATCAACAGTGTACTAAAAGTTCTGATATTAACAACAGTGAATTTGACTTGACCCTAATCCAAATTTAAGGGCAGCATTTGTTGgtccttaaatatgtatattttgttgtagttaatgctttataaaattcagaaattaAAGTTGATACAGTATAATACCATTAGTGCGTGTTGGCGGATAAGGCCGCTCCTTTGTAGATCCCCAATATCTCTGCCCCGGAAGTTTGCAAATATCTCTATAAGCTCCGGGCGGTTCTCAAACATgttggaaataaaatgtttgaataaaaaagcaaaatcgATGGAGAAACGCTAACCACTGATACAACATGTAAACCTACATTGTTTGGCTGAAAGAAAGAGCATATTCAAAGGTCTCCAATTTTTCAACACCAAAGGTCAAATCTACGAGCTGCTTCTAGTTacataaataaagtaaaatctgatatttttggaataatataGACAATCAAAATAGTATTGattattacatacaatttaacaTATTCACATCGTAAACGTAaacctaaataaagaaaatgaatacTTTGGAGTTATACGCGTTCTGTAACTGATAGTGTCCCTATCTGTTGGCTCTAATTGCAGTTATATTTATATCGGCAAGGCTGAGCCAGAtatgcataacaaacatcaaaacataaaGCACTATAGTTAAGTGTATGCTATACACTACTATAGTGATGTCACGTGCTAGACCGTTGGCTTCAAGCTTGATTTCCCAAAGTTGTAAACCGATTACGCATTCTAAGGCTAAACAACAGCGACTCCTCCTTGTGACCTCAAACGGAGCCAAGTTAACCCTGTGACATTGAAcgtggtttatgtttaaacgtttgtctaatgagcttgtttctgtaggtttttttttatttaaatattaaacagagACCTTGATGGTGACATTTATGTTGTTTATCTGTCTTGGCTCCTACCAAACAGAAACTACATTTGAGTATGTGTAAATGATTGTCGGCGGAAACTTCCATTCATGAACCCAACAATATTGCAATCGTTCTTAAAAATAAGAGACAAAGACCAATTACCTCAAATTAACTTTctaaacatatatactttttgaGAACTTTTTTATACACAACTGACTGgctaaataacaaaatcataaacaacGCACAGCATATTCTTCAATAAGAACAATTTGACGGTATTAGTGTGTTTCTAGAGTTATCTGTTCGTAAGGAGTTTCTGGATTCGTGATATTTAATTGTACATCGTTAAAGATACGTAATTGCGCATTGATACCGATACAACtctaaaaatgatgttttatatcacaatggtgtgccatttcaaaatttgtcatTAAATAAGCGCCATCACACATAAgacctttaaataaatatcgaaatgtAACCAAATATAGGACATGCTACAGTCATGCATACTTGTAGAGGATTTCGgacaatgtaaataatacaattctGATAGTGGACGAAAACTAATATAAACCTAACCCCTAACTAAGGGAAAAGAACTAGTCCCAATGTACAAGCAACAGTCGCACTAACATTATTTGGTCTTTTTAGACCATGTTGATAGCataatcaaagaaataaaaacaaccgattttgattaaaataatgcaacGTTTAAAAcctatttaaataaacatttggaaataataatatttattctgcTGTATAAACAACTGAAATCACTCGCAATGGGATTAAGCACCTACAATGTTAATCTTATCAGAAAAATCCGACGGAATTATACGGACTCTCGggcaaaaaaacaataacaatgttctaCGGTGTTCAACTTAATTGGTCTTACCAATCTGGCAAAGACCACGGGCATGCACCaaattaatcaattttagatttATGCCGTGTGTGTTTCGCCTGCAATGTGGGCAAACTTGGTTTCAACAGTCTCATTCCTTATGGAACTGAATTATGCAGTGTAATTATGGATGTTCAATCCGTTTCGgtcagtaaataaaacatacatatttacacctcaacttccattccttaaatgaactgcctttcgcaacatcttcggatatgttcggatcgcaattcatcgcataacaatataaatgaaaactattgatcttgttattgtttgtattgtgtctgcaggtcccgtaaaatataaatcaacattttagaaagttattgtattttaaacgtgtttcaattttatgtttaaaggcgttttcaagtggttgatcttttcccgcgttattttgacgtcatttaaaaaaaatgtttccggtaacagtcgagTCGTCCTATTTaccgaatgggtaagaaaggaacactgaaaggtaatccgaaatgaaatgaagtatttttttaacgtttctagaataaaataatgaacttttggtgtaaatataaggaatgaattgcgaggttgatgtcattatcggggttatgaacacaattgggctggtcaaagtacgcgtggaatccttcggactccacacacttagaccagcccaaatgcgttcataccccgataatgacatcaaccccacaattcattccttaaattatCACATCCTCTATAGAAACATTGACAAAATGAAACTACACATGTGTAAATAGAgcaaatgacaacaaaacaCCACACAACAAAGCAAAATATCTCCCAAAAACGATTAATTATAACACAGACCTTTGATAATACATATCGAGATAACCACGTTGGAAAGGGTTTTAATTTCCCCAACAAtctattaacaaaaataatactaGGACTATTTCGAGGCCCTTCTTTTCATGCTTTCGAATGGGCTTCATCGACGTCTACTGATCGGGTACACTGacattttgaatttgtatttggATATACTTGGACATTTTACGTCCATAAAAACATTACCGGAAGTGAAGAAATCTCACGCTGATTGCATGGTAAAAACCCAGGTCAGCATACAATCTTCTCGAGTATCGATTTACGACGATAGTGTTATAGTATAACATAATCTAATaattcagttttctgagccTGTGTATTATAAAGTTGGTGAATATGGATCTGCACCATTGTTTCTGTTATTGGACCACAAATAAATTGCCATTTATATGTCTTTTTAATGCCTTCATAAATAAAATAGGGCACATGGAGCGtaagaaattaaaatgtttcaagatttcatttttcataaagcATTGAGGTACAAActttcacaaatataaaattattaataaagtcCTCAAGTATCCACTTCCTAGTTACAAACATggacatattttcaaaaatagaatcaTCGAACGACAAGACATTCTCGATAATATAATTTAGAGCAATTTTCGGTCTGCAACTTGCCCTAGTCTTGTATCCCGTTGTGATATGAAAGCGTGTTAAACTAAATTCTGTAaagaattttgtaatttccgtAAAATAAGTTagtgtttttgcaaaatgatattaaatcttAAAAGACATACTATTTGACACTAAAGCACATAGGAAAGGGGTCCCgctttttaatataatgaaaattaaagaGATTAGCCCAGAACGCAGTCACAACCATAACAAAGACCATGTTTTAAAGCACATAGCTAAAGCataacagacactgaacgagtgaTACACACCCAACTAATAACACAGACAGAGCACAAgttcatcatatatatatatatatcaaaatgagCCATTTACTTCATTATCAAACTTTCGCTTTTACTAATTCATTGTAAAATAcctttattttgtataacgCTCATGAATTAATACTGTATTCCTTACGGTTGTTATACCTACCTAACATATGTTATAATTCCCACATTGGCTATGTGTACTTTTAACATTTGCCATGTGTGTTTGATTTTAGCAACCTGATCATCTATAGGTGGCGGAGGACTCGTTTTATTCCTTTGATTaccaaatttattataattCGTCTTGAGTTTTAATTTTTCACAGGTACATCCCATGGTCTGCTCTTATAGATTATCCACAGGAAAAGGTTTCACAAAGCACTTTAAGCTACTATA encodes the following:
- the LOC128228320 gene encoding globin-2 A chain-like, with protein sequence MGCTCEKLKLKTNYNKFGNQRNKTSPPPPIDDQVAKIKHTWQMLKVHIANVGIITYVSMFENRPELIEIFANFRGRDIGDLQRSGLIRQHALMVMGTIDKCISRIDEPENLAKLLIETGALHRKYNVPPDVIQIIFPHFLNAIKPHIEDYWTEDIATAWKTLFRIMTHYMKIGMNSDSNDVNTVLSRDVMHVLHTKRPNRDPERIIFHQDNTPGHRANSTVLEINLLVFEILLPPFRSFPGSATRRAA